The genomic segment GATGAGTACGCGACTGTTGTCCGAATCGCTCGTCCGGGAGCGATTTCCTCAACTGCGGTACGTGAGGATCCATACCAGCGGCAAGCAGACAGCGACGATCTATGCCTGGGACGATCAGCTGGAGCTGCGGGAGGAGGATCGGGCGAACCTGTTGAAATTTGCGGCGGCTTATCTGGCGCCGTTCGTCTGCTTTAAGGTGAAGCCGTACGGATTGACGAGGGAGGATCGGGTACCGTCCGCACCGGAGGTGCCCGATGACGTCAGGGAAGCCGCAATGAGTCGCGGATCGGACCTGCACGACATCATCGACGTCGTGGACCGCATGCTGGCCGGCGGGCGAATCTCGTTCGAGCGCTACGACCGGGCAAGCGCGATCGTATATCTGACGATCCGTTCGACGCTGCCGATCTCCCCGATCGAGCGGGAGCTAATAGGCGTGTACCTTTACGAGCTGTTGCCTCTCGGGACGCAGTCCTCTATTCAGTATATATAGCGGTGCGGGGAGACGAAGCAGATGATCTCCGGCCGCATGCAGCGCGGGCCCATGCGAATTGTCGCATGGGTCTTTTTTTGGAGTAGCGGCGCTGTTGGGATGTTTTGCGGACTGAAATAACTGCATTTCTGCATGTATTTTCTGCCGACCAACGATAGTTAATGAAATACCTGCAAATATGCAGTTAAATGCCGAGCTCAAGCCGAAAATCCGGCTCATAGAGTGAAATAGATGCACATTTGCAGGTATCTTGTCCAAAAGGGGCGAGAGCGGGGTAATTAAATGTATATTTGCAGGCATTGGGGAGAAGGATCGACGCGTGCGGCGATAGGACATCCAATCGAAACGAGCCAACCAATCGAAACGAGCCAACCAATCGAAACGAGCCAACCAATCGAAACGGACATCCAATGGAAACGAACATCCAATCGAAACGCCATCCAATCGAAACGGCCAACCAATCGGAACGGCTGTCCGATGAGCGCTAGCGAAGCTGCCTCGGAGGAGAATGGCACGAATTCGTGCTGCAAGCGATAAAAAACGCGGTTACAGTGTCAAACGGAGCGCGAATGGGTGCCGCAAGCGATAAAAAGCGACGTTTCAGCGCATAAATGTAAAATCCTTGTTATTGATCCTTTACATATCTTTTACAAATTAAGTGACAATCTAGTGATATCTTTTATTATACTTAGAAAGAATGCGAACCGAAGGGAGAGCGAGCATGTTGAAAAGGAAGACTGGTTGGAGCAAGAGATCGTCGACCGTGACGGCCGCGGCGGTATTGGTCTCTCAGGTGTTCGGGGGATTCGGTCTGTTGGAAGCCGGCAAGGCGGCTGCGGCAGAGCCATCCGTTGCGCCGCTGCATGTGCGGATCATGGAGACGACGGATTTGCATACCAACGTACGAGGCTACGATTATTTTAAAAACGCCGAGACGGTGGCGGTCGGTCTGGACCGCACCGCAACGCTGATCAAGCAGGCACGCACGGAGCAGCCTAACGCGCTGTTGTTCGACAACGGCGACTTGATCCAGGGTACGCCGCTCGGCACCTATATGGCCAAAGTGGACAAGCTGTCCGAAGCAGGCAGCGTCCATCCGATGTATCAAGCGATGAATCTGCTCGGTTACGACGCAGCGACTTTCGGCAATCATGAATTCAATTACGGTCTCGATTATCTGGACAAAGCGATTGCGGGCGGCAAGGACGGTTCAGGCGAGAAGCTTCCTTACGTCAATGCCAACATCTATGTGGACGATAATCACGACGGCATTGCCCAAGATACGGAGACGACCAATAAGTACGAGCCTTACGAAATTCTTACCCGTACGTTCAAGGACGAAAACGGCGTAGATCAGACCGTCAAGATCGGCGTCATCGGTCTCGTCACGCCGCAAATTATGGAATGGGACAAGGCGAACTTGTCCGGCAAGGTCGTGACGCGCGATATCGCGGAGACCGCCCGTCATTTCGTGCCGTTGATGAAGGCGGACGGCGCGGATATTATCGTGGCGCTCGCGCACACGGGCTTCGACGCGAACGCGGTGGAGGGCGACCTCTCTGAAAACGACGTCAATGCGCTGAGCAAGGTGCCGGGCATCGACGCGATTACGTTTTCCCACACGCACAAGATCTTCCCGACGGCGAGCGACGCCTCGCTCGACGCTCTGTTCAAGGACCCGGCGACCAATCTGCCGTACAACTCGTCCGCCAGCGTCGTTAACAATGTCTACGGACTCGGCGGCGGCACGATCAACGGCGTGTTCGCGGTTCAATCGGGGTTCGGCGGCGCCAGCCTCGGCCTGATCGACCTGAAGCTCGTCAAGGACGGCGACGGCAAGTGGACGGTCGACAAAGCGAATTCGCAGTCGTCCACGCGTTCGATCTTCCGGACGGAGAACAAGGTCAACATCGCGAACGTGGAGCCTGACGCGGGCGTTGTCGCCGCGGTCAAGAAAGCGCACGAAGCGACGATCGCCTATACCGGGCAGGAGCTGGGGCAGACGGATGCGCCGATCAACAGCTACTTCGCCATGGTGCAGGACGATCCGTCGATCCAGATCGTGACGGACGCGCAGAAGTGGTACGTAAAGAAGTCGGTCGCGGGTACGGTTTATGAAAACCTGCCTATCTTGAGCGCCGGCGCGCCGTTCAAGGCGGGACGCAACGGGCCGTCCGAGTACACGGACATCGACAAGGGTCCGCTCACGATCCGCAGCGCCAGCGATCTGTATTTGTACGACAATACGCTGAAGGCGGTTGTCATCAAGGGTTCGACGGTTAAGGAATGGCTGGAGATGTCCGCCGGCGCCTTCAACCGGATCGATCCGGCGAGCACGGCGGAACAGCAGCTGCTGAATTCGTCCTTCGCGGTTTACAACTATGATGTCATCGACGGCGTCACCTATCAGATCGACGTCACCAAGCCGGCCAAATACAAGCCGGACGGTACCGTCAACGACGCTGCTTCGAGCCGGATCGTGAACCTGAAGTACGCGGGCAAGCCGATCGATCCGAACCAGAAATTCATCGTGGTTACGAACAATTACCGCGCGAGCGGCGGCGGCAACTTCCCGGGTCTCAAGGGTTCGCCGCTGGCCGTCGATTCCCAGGACGAGAACCGTCAGGTGCTGATGGACTACATTTCGGAAAAGAAAACGGTTAGCCCGAGCGCAGACGGCAACTGGTCGTTCGCTCCCATCAAGAGCAACGTCGACCTTACCTTTACAAGTTCTCCTTCGGCCGCTAAGTACGCAGAAGCGACGAACGGCATTATCGCGGATACAGGTAAGCGGAACGACAGCCAGTTCGAAATCTACAAGCTGAAAATTCCCGTCGAAGTGCATCTGCTTGGCATCAACGACCTGCACGGCCAGCTCGATACGACTTCGATCGTAAACGGCAAGGCGGCGGGTACGGCCGCGACGCTGGCGGCTTACCTCAAGACGGCGCGCGCTAAGTATACGAACAGTTTCCTCGTTCACAACGGGGATTCCGTCGGCGCTACCGCCCCGGTCTCTTCGCTGGAGCGGGACGAGCCTACGCTGGAATGGATGAACATGATGGGCTTCGATGTCGGCACGCTGGGCAACCACGAGTTCGACCAAGGCGTAGCGGCGCTGAAGGCGCAGCTCGAAGGCGGCGTCGACCCTGTCGGCGGCGAAATCGTGCACAAGGGCGTGAACTTCGACTATGTGAACGCCAACGTCGTGGACGAGAAGACGGGCGAGCCGATCATCGCTCCTTATGTCGTGAAGGAAGTCGACGGCGTGAAAATCGGCTTTATCGGCGTCGTCACGATGGCGACGGTGACCAAGGTGTCCCCGGAAGGCCTGAAGGGCGTCAAGCTCGTCGACCAGGCGCCGGTCGTGAACAAGGCGGTTGAAGAGCTGAAGCAGCAAGGCGTCAAAACCATCATCGTCCTCGCGCATGACCCTGCGACCACCAATGCGACGACCGGGCTGACGACGGGCGAAGCCGCGGACCTGGCGAACAGCGTCGACGACGAAGTCGACGTCATCATGGCCGGCGACAACCACGCTTTGGCCAACGGCCTCGTAGACGGCAAGCTGGTTGTGCAAGCTTACTCCTACGGTACGGCGTTCGAGGACGTCAAGTTGACGATCGATCCGGTGACGGGCGACGTCACGAGCAAGTCGGCGACGGTCACGACGACCTTCCAGGACGGCGTGACGCCGGACGCTGACACCGAAGAACTGGTGAACAAATATCTCGACATGCACCCTGAGCTTAAAAATCCGGTCGGCACGACGGACGGCTCTGTCGTACGGACCGACGCTTACAACAATGAAGCGCCGCTGGGCAACCTGATCGCGGACGCGATGCGCAGCGCCTTTCCGGGTTCGGACTTCGCGTTCATGAATCCGGGCGGCATCCGCGCGGACCTGCCGAACGGCGAGGTGAAGTTCGGCGATCTGGCCAAGGTGCAGCCGTTCGGCAACACCCTCGTGAAGCTGACGCTGACGGGAGCCCAGATCCGCACGCTGCTCCAGCAGCAATGGGGCGTCAAGACGGACGGCAGCGCGGACACGAAGACGCTGCAGATCTCGGGTCTGAA from the Cohnella hashimotonis genome contains:
- a CDS encoding bifunctional 2',3'-cyclic-nucleotide 2'-phosphodiesterase/3'-nucleotidase, encoding MLKRKTGWSKRSSTVTAAAVLVSQVFGGFGLLEAGKAAAAEPSVAPLHVRIMETTDLHTNVRGYDYFKNAETVAVGLDRTATLIKQARTEQPNALLFDNGDLIQGTPLGTYMAKVDKLSEAGSVHPMYQAMNLLGYDAATFGNHEFNYGLDYLDKAIAGGKDGSGEKLPYVNANIYVDDNHDGIAQDTETTNKYEPYEILTRTFKDENGVDQTVKIGVIGLVTPQIMEWDKANLSGKVVTRDIAETARHFVPLMKADGADIIVALAHTGFDANAVEGDLSENDVNALSKVPGIDAITFSHTHKIFPTASDASLDALFKDPATNLPYNSSASVVNNVYGLGGGTINGVFAVQSGFGGASLGLIDLKLVKDGDGKWTVDKANSQSSTRSIFRTENKVNIANVEPDAGVVAAVKKAHEATIAYTGQELGQTDAPINSYFAMVQDDPSIQIVTDAQKWYVKKSVAGTVYENLPILSAGAPFKAGRNGPSEYTDIDKGPLTIRSASDLYLYDNTLKAVVIKGSTVKEWLEMSAGAFNRIDPASTAEQQLLNSSFAVYNYDVIDGVTYQIDVTKPAKYKPDGTVNDAASSRIVNLKYAGKPIDPNQKFIVVTNNYRASGGGNFPGLKGSPLAVDSQDENRQVLMDYISEKKTVSPSADGNWSFAPIKSNVDLTFTSSPSAAKYAEATNGIIADTGKRNDSQFEIYKLKIPVEVHLLGINDLHGQLDTTSIVNGKAAGTAATLAAYLKTARAKYTNSFLVHNGDSVGATAPVSSLERDEPTLEWMNMMGFDVGTLGNHEFDQGVAALKAQLEGGVDPVGGEIVHKGVNFDYVNANVVDEKTGEPIIAPYVVKEVDGVKIGFIGVVTMATVTKVSPEGLKGVKLVDQAPVVNKAVEELKQQGVKTIIVLAHDPATTNATTGLTTGEAADLANSVDDEVDVIMAGDNHALANGLVDGKLVVQAYSYGTAFEDVKLTIDPVTGDVTSKSATVTTTFQDGVTPDADTEELVNKYLDMHPELKNPVGTTDGSVVRTDAYNNEAPLGNLIADAMRSAFPGSDFAFMNPGGIRADLPNGEVKFGDLAKVQPFGNTLVKLTLTGAQIRTLLQQQWGVKTDGSADTKTLQISGLKYSANLALPVAQRVTSLTKTDGTPIEDNKEYTAVVNNFMAAGGDNYKVLTQAKESVVGPTDLDIFYKYIVDTFKGGQITAKIEGRINNSNVPVTPPVNPGNPTPTPTPTPTPGAPVKVSVEAKDVPKADNGVVSLPVTIPAGATDVSISLPLNIAELAGSGTQVKLELDGVTLSLPAKVLEDASKLVTGDAAKDATLSLNYSRLTSEASTSLLAGVQNANLSVKAAGAVTKLGLSAVAKDGTTAGTLSGFAQPISIAIKVDGSSNANLTNLYRIDGGKPVYVKAKLQGGALTAEVTQPGTYAALEYNRNFADVPASYWAKDVIAELAAKQLIDGTDTANFAPQRPITRAEFAKLLVQEFGLGAKGGGASFSDVQSGSWYAELVNIASSNGLITGKGDGSFVPNAPITREEMAVMLARIPALKSGGTAGTAGFKDGGNISGWAQQAVGRMLDEGLMQGRGNGVFAPKGSTTRAEAAKVVHGLLATAETGGGF